The genomic interval gggctgcggggccagGCAGGGACCCGCAGGTCTCATCCCTCGGTGGCAgtggggggggccgggggggcctggatgtatgtacatatacatatacatatatatatatatatatatatatacatggaTGTGTGCAGACTGTGCCTGGCAGGGTGATGGGTGGGATGGCCGGGGGGGTGGAGCCTGGGGAAAGGGGTGGAGCCTGCAGGAAGGGTGGGGCCCAGGTGATGGGGTGTGTGGGTGGCACTGGTGGGATTCCTCCTTTTtgacacccccaccccaaatctgGCCCTGTGcccccattccctctcccagCCTTAATTTAttcaatttatttcatttatttctttttaatttatttggggGGAGACCccctcctggggggggggtgcttGGCTGGGGACCCACTGCCGAGCCACAGGGTGACaaggggctcggggggggggctcccagggcaaggtgggggggggggtggcatgGGGTGCCCCGCTCCGAGGTGGGGGTGCGGGTTCCTGGGCACAGGGCTGGAGccgggggtcggggggggcacccatgggggAACAGCCAAGGGTGAGGGGCTCCAGGGAGGGGGGGCACCCCAGGTGCTGGGGACCCTCGGGGGGGGTCCggagtgggggctgggggggggtcccaagcGCTGGATCCCGGAGAAAGctgccgggggtgggggggggcgtCTCCCGGTCACCGGGGTCCTCGGTGAGGTCCCACTCGTGGGGAGGGCAGTTTGGGAGTTCTTCCCCCCCCGTAGCGCCCCTCCCGCTGCAGGCCGGGCCGTGCCCGGTGCCCGTTCCCGtccgggcggggcggcggcggcggcgcttcCTGgtgcggcgggggcgggggggggtgttgcggggcgggggggggcatggCGCTGGTCACCGTACGGCGGGCGGCGGGTTCCGCCGGGGGAGCGGTGGTGAGTGCGGGGAGGGAACGGGAACGGGGTCGGGAACGGGAACGGGAACGCGGAgcgtgggggggacacacggagGAGGCGGTTCggcccggccgggggggggaaggctgcTTCTCCGGGCGCTCCCGGTGCGGGCTTATCCCGGCCGCTGTCCGgtggggggttactgggagcccAGTTGCCCCCAGTACACGTTGGGGGTCTCCTCTGGTCCCGGCTGGCGGTTACCCcggtaagggggggggggggagtggggaggacGTTTGTCCTCAGTTGCTCCCACAGTCCCTAGTGCTCCCAGTACTATCGCTGTCCCAGTGGCTCCCAgtgcccctgcccgcccccctCCCAGTTACCACTGGGCCTTATCTGGGTGCACAGCCCAGGGCACCCCTGCGAGCACTTCCCCCCCCCGGGCAGCACCCagccggagggggggggggcacagggacaggATACCCCCCCCCCGGCATCCCAGCACCGATCCCTCGGGATCTACCTCCCCAGTgggacccccctccccagtgggaCCCCCAAAGGGGCCCTGCCACTGCCCCATGCCTCTGGGGGGGGTGACTTTGGCAGGGTGTCCCTGGCCCATGGTGCCCCGGCAGGACGTGCCGGGGGTGCTTACCCCAAGCATGGTCCGTACCCCTGGGGTCACGCTCCCCCGGGGGCACTGaccccccccttgcccccccgTGCTTTGCAGGAGGAAGATGCACCCAGGCGCAGGCAGCTGCAGCGGCGGTGAGAAGGGGCTCCAAAGCCGCGGGATGGGTGAcacggggtgctgggggggggggacgggacaggTACCCCCTGGGAGATTCCCCCCCGCAGCTCTCCCCCACCTCAGGGGAGCGCTCTGGGGGTACCCCGGCTACAAAAGCTGGGTCCTGCTGCGGGCCGGGCCCCACGGCCCACTCGGgaccctcctgcccccccccaggcagaGCTTCGTCATGGTCAAGGGGGCCGCTCTGCTGCTGCCCGCGGAGGAGGCGCTGGAGGCCGAGCCCCCCCCGGCTGCACCCCCAGGCCAGGCGCCGGGGCGGCAGGAGCAGCACCTGCGGCTCATGATGCAGCTTCTCCGGCCCCAGGACGCCATCCGGCTGGTAGGGCACGGCCACCCCCCCGGGATGGTGACAGGGGTGGTGACGGTGATGGGATGGAGATGAGCTGGGGACGGTGAAAGGGGAacagggatggggtgggatgcggatggggatggggaaaggatggggatgggatggggacaggatggaatgggatgggatgaggatggggacagggtgaGGATGGGGACAGAATGGGGATCGCATGGGATTGGGATGGGCCAGAATGGGAATAGGGACAGGAAGAGTATGGGAATGGGatgggatgaggatgaggataTGATAGGATGTGATGAAgagaggatggggatgggaatgggatatggatggggacaggatggggatggtacaggatggggatgggatgggattgGGATATGGATGGGGACAGGATGGGATGAGACGGGATGAAGatggggacaggatggggatgggacagGACGGGATGGGATTGGGATGGGGCAgaatggggagggggcagaatGGGGATGGGAactgggatgggatgggatgaggatggggataTGATAGGATGTGATGAGGacaggatggggatgggatggggaaaggatggggatgggaatgggatATGGATGGGAACAGGGTGGGAATGGGACAGGATGGGataggatgggatgggatgaggATGGGATTGGCATGGGGCAGAACGGGGTTGGGGACAGGAAAGGTATGGGAATGGGATATGGATGGGGACAGGATGATGGGATGAGAATGGGGAtaggatggggatggggagtgATAGGACATGATGAGGACAGGATGAGGATGGGACAGGACAGAATGGCACAGGATGGGGCTGAGGATGGGATGGGAATGGGAATGGGATACAGCCCAGCCTGCCCCTGCAGTGTGCTTGATGCTTCTCCCCGGGCACtggcagcactggggggggggggggggggcagatccCGCAGTGCTGCCTCCGGGGGTGCCGGGGGCACCcctcattcccccccccccccaggcggTGCGGCTGGAGTCGGCACGGCCGCGGCGGGTTCGGTACCTGCTGGTGGTTCGGCCGGAGGAGGTGGGAGCCGAGGGGGAGACGGCGCTGCTGGGTGTGGACTTCGCCCACGAGGGGTgagcagggcggggggggggcacggggggagCGGCTGCACCCCCTGACCTCTGCCCACCCCAGGGCCACCCGCTGCACCCTGGGCATGGTGCTGCCCCTCTGGAGTGACACCCAGGTCTTCCTCGACGGCGATGGGTAAGGGGTAGGGGGGGGCTTCTGGGAGGGGCAGAGGCTTATGAGGGTGGGGCTCATGGGATTAGgtggggcctggggggggggcggggctggggTGCCCACCCCAACCCCCGTGTCTCCCCGCGGTGCCCAGGGGGTTCAGCGTGACATCGGGGGGGCAGACCCGCATCTTCAAAcccatctctgtccagaccaTGTGGTGAGCAAACCCCGGGCGTGTGCGTGGGCATGGGGGACGTGGGCACCACCGTGGGCACAGGGGACGTGGGCACCCCTACGGTTATGGGGGACATGCGCACCACCATGGTTATGGGGGATGTGGGCACCACTGTGGGCACAGGACAGGGGCACTGCCATGGACATGGAGGATGTAGGTGCCACCATGGGCACGGGGCATGTGGGCACCATCATGGGCATGGGGGAAGCGGGTACCACTGTGGGCACAAGAGATGTGGGTCCCACCATGGGTGCGGGGGATGCGAGCACCGCTGTGGGCACGGGGGATGCGGGCACTATCGCGGGCAGGGTTGAAGCGGGCACCACCACGGGCACAGCCGGGACATATGGGCACCACCACGGGCACCTGGGCACAGTCACAGGAACGGGGGCTGTGGGAAGGGTTTGGCCACGGACCACCCAGCTGCACCCACGGGCTGTGCGCACCCGGGAGAGGGGAGGTAGCGCCCACATTCCTGGGGGGCGTGGAGAGCCAAACCGGGGGGTACGCCGGCACTGCGGTGCCCTGGCCACGGCGGCGAGGAGGAGACGGGGGCCCGTGCCGGAGCAGCGGGCGGTGCCGGGGCGGTGCGGCGGTGGCAGGTGGTGTGTGGCAGGGCcgtgctgcaggagctgcaccgcgCCTGCGAGGAGGCGTCCCGCGGCGGGCACATCCCTGGGGGTCCGGCGCTGGCCTGGGCCCGCGGCTACGCGGCGGCGCTGACCTcggagcagagctgcctcaacgagtggctggcaatggCCGACCTCGAGTCCGTGCGCCCCGCCTCGCCCCCGCCCCTCTGGTATGCCCCGCCTCCTCCTGCCCCGCCTGACAGCCTGCTGGCCAATCAGCACTGCTgctgggcttggggggggggggaagcctcAGGGTGGGGTGGGGCTTGTGGTAAAGGGGTGGAGCGATTGGGTGGGGCTGTGAGGGTGGGGTtctgctgggaaggaggggCTTGTGCTGAGGGGTGGGGTCTGGTTTCACAGTGTGGCTAATGGAGGGGGCGGGATTGTCTGGATGAGGGGTGGAGCTTCAAGGAACTGAGTGGAGCTTCCCATCTAGGGAGGGTCATGGGGAGGCAGGGCTTGCATTTAGGGAGGGGCTTGGGAGCAGAGGAGGCGGGGTTTGGGCAGGGCGGGGCCTGGGCAGGGCAGGTGGGTGCCGTTGACGCGGTGATGCCGGCGCCAGGCCGGCGGCACCGGAGCTGTCGGAGCAGGCGGTGCGGGCGCTGCTGCGGGACGTGATGGCCACCGCCGACCTGGAGAGCGTCACCTCCAAGGAGGTGGGTGCCACCGGGTGGGGGCTTCTGgcgggggcaggcaggggccaTCCCTCACCCCATGGTGGTGCCCAGGTGCGGGAGGAGCTGGAGCGGCGCACGGGGCACAGCCTGGCCCAGCACAAGGACTTCATCGACAACGagatgctgctggtgctggcgCAGATGGACCGGCCCTCCCGCGTCTTCCCGCACCTCTACCTGGTGGGCagcggggcgggcagggcgggcggggagggcagggccgTCCACACCCCTCACCGCTGCCACCACTCAGGGCTCCGAGTGGAACGCGGCCaacctggaggagctgcagcagaaCCGGTGAGCGTGGAGTGGCACGGGGTCACCGGGGGTGGCATGGTGGGGTGGGCACAGGGTCATCGTGGAGTGGCATGGTGGTGCAGGTATGAGGTTATCATGAGGTGGTCCGGTGGGGTGAGCGTGGTGTCATCGTGGGACACGTGGCAGGGTGGGTGCAGCAGTGGGGTGGGCACGGGGCACTGTGGGCCACCCCATAGAGCACAGGCAGAGCCCCAACCCTGCGTGCCGGCTGTGCCCCCTGCCCGTGGCACTGCAGGGTCACCCACATCCTGAACGTGGCGCGGGAGATCGACAACTTCTTCCCAGCGCTGTTCACCTACATGAACGTGCGGGTGTACGATGAGGAGACggcccagctcctgccccactgGAACGacaccttcctcttcctctcccgCGTCCGGTCAgtggggccagggcagccccagggcacaggggaactggggggggcacgggggccATCGGGGAGGGGGCGCAGGGCTTGGGGGACAGGGGCTGGAGCcaggggcaggctgggggggacgacgacaTGGGTGGGGGTACCTGGGGAGGCGTCTTGATGACTGAggtgctggggggcactgggagccctgggaaCACTGGGAGATGGGAAGCCCTGGCGCATGGGCTCCCTGGGGACATGGTGAGCCTTGGGGACACGGGATCCTTGAGGACGCGGGGAGCCCTGGGGACGCG from Haliaeetus albicilla chromosome 16, bHalAlb1.1, whole genome shotgun sequence carries:
- the SSH3 gene encoding protein phosphatase Slingshot homolog 3, which gives rise to MALVTVRRAAGSAGGAVEEDAPRRRQLQRRQSFVMVKGAALLLPAEEALEAEPPPAAPPGQAPGRQEQHLRLMMQLLRPQDAIRLAVRLESARPRRVRYLLVVRPEEVGAEGETALLGVDFAHEGATRCTLGMVLPLWSDTQVFLDGDGGFSVTSGGQTRIFKPISVQTMWAVLQELHRACEEASRGGHIPGGPALAWARGYAAALTSEQSCLNEWLAMADLESVRPASPPPLWPAAPELSEQAVRALLRDVMATADLESVTSKEVREELERRTGHSLAQHKDFIDNEMLLVLAQMDRPSRVFPHLYLGSEWNAANLEELQQNRVTHILNVAREIDNFFPALFTYMNVRVYDEETAQLLPHWNDTFLFLSRVRADGGRALVHCRMGLSRSAATVLAYAMKEFGWTLERALRHVRHCRPGVLPNPGFMRQLDFYQGILHASRHSSLWEPKAAAERAAQPEEGPEAPPGGEGGLSPVSSPPPLQEASSPGLLGTSRRPRISLCAVMRSISLLDSPEPPELPGEPLAGEVFAAAEAPGGPPPGVRPSSRPRRVVRQASLDGGPAPACDHAPEGGHAPTHPPAP